The DNA region TATGCCTGGGCGCAGGATCGGCAGCGCATCAGCTATCACGCGCTGATCGGCGCCGGGGTGATCGCGGCCGGGCTGACCGGCATCGGCGCCTGGTTCGCGGGACAGCCGTTCCTGACCTCGGCCTATGGCTATGTCGAACTGCCCGGGCTGGACCCTTCGAGCTGGCCACGGCCATGGGCTTTGACCTGGGCGTGTTCCTTTGCGTGGTGGGCGCGGTGATGCTGGCGCTGGGGGCCTTCCTGGAGGGCGGAGACGACCGCGTGGACATGCCCCCTGCCGACCGCGACCCCGGGGACGGCGCGCCATGAGCCATGCGCTGATCGCCCCGGTCCTGCTGCCGGCCGCGCTGGGGGCGCTGATTATCCTGGCGCTGCGCGGCGACCTGCGCCTGCAGCGGGCGCTGTCGGTTGCGAGCACCGCGCTGCTGCTGGGCCTGGCACTGGGCCTGAACCTGCTGGCCGCGGACGGCGTGGTCCGGGTCTATCGCCTGGGCAACTGGGCGGCGCCCTTCGGCATCGTTCTGGTGCTGGACCGGCTGGCGGCGCTGCTGCTGCTGCTGACCGCGGCGCTGGCGCTGGTGGTGCAGCTTTACGCCGTAGGCTCGGGCTGGGACCGGCGCGTGCGGCACTTCCATGCGCTGTGGCAGTTCCAGCTGATGGGGCTCTGCGGCGCCTTCCTGACCGGAGACGCCTTCAACCTGTTCGTCTTCTTCGAGGTGATGCTGATCGCCAGCTACGGGCTGATGGTCCATGGCGGCGGCGAGATGCGGCTGCGCGCGGGCGTGCAATACATCGCCTACAACCTGGCCGGCTCGGTGCTGTTCCTGGCGGCGCTGGGGGTGCTCTATGCGGTCACCGGCACGCTGAACATGGCCGACATGGCGGCGCGGGCGGCGGCGATCCCGCCGGGCGATTCCGCGCTTCTGCGCACCGGCGCGGTGCTGCTGATGCTGGCCTTTGCGGTCAAGGCGGCGCTGGTGCCGCTGCATTTCTGGCTGCCCGCGACCTATGCTAATGCGCCGGGGCCGGTGGCGGCGCTGTTCGCGGTGATGACCAAGGTCGGGGCCTATGGCATCATGCGCTTCATGGCGCTGGTCTTTCCGCAGGACACCGCGGTCGAAAGCGCGGTCGTGGACCTGCTCTTGCCCGCCGCGCTGTTCACGCTGGCGCTGGGGCAGACCGGCGTGCTGGGCAGCCGGCACCTGGGGCGGCTGGCGGCTTTCGCGGCCATCGGCTCGGTCGGGACGCTGATGATCGCGGTGGCGCAGCAGAACCCGCAGTCCACGGCGGCGGCGGTCTATTACCTGGTGCATTCGACGCTGGCCGGGGCGGCGCTGTTCCTGGTCGTGGACCTGATCGGCGCGCGCCGGGGCGATCCCTGGCTGCGCCCGCGCCCGACCATGCCCGGCAGCGGTCTGGTGGCGGTGCTGTTCTTCGTCACTGCCATCGCGGTCACCGGCATGCCGCCGTTGTCGGGCTTCATCGGCAAACTGCTGGTGATGCAGGCCACGGCCGAGACTCCGGCTGTGGTCTGGGTCTGGGCGGTGATCCTGCTCGGCTCGCTGGTCGCGATCTATGGCATGACCCGCGCCGGCGCGCTGCTGTTCTGGAAGGGCTGCCAGGCCGGTCCCGCGCCCCCCGCCCCTGTGGGGCAGGGGCTGGCGGTCGCGGCCATCGCCGCGCTGCTGGCGGGCATCGTTGCGCTGACCGTCTTTGCCGGCCCGGCCATGCGCCTGGCCGAAGACACGGCGCTGCAGCTGCACGACCAGCCGCTCTATCTGGAGGCCGTGCTCTCGGGGCAGGAGGGCACGAAATGATCCGCCGGCTGCTGCCGCATCCCGTGCTGTCGCTGGTGCTGGCGCTGGTCTGGCTGGGGCTGGTCAACCGCTGGGCCTGGGGTTCGCTGGTCTTTGCCGTGCTGGTCGGCGTGGCGGTGCCGCTGCTGACCGTGCCCTATTGGCCGGGCACGCGGGGCTTTCGCCGGCCGGGCCGGATCCCGGGCTACCTGGCGCTGGTGCTGGCCGACATCGTCAAGGCCAATGTCGCGGTGGCGCTGATCGTGCTGTTCAAGCCGCGCCGCGCGCTGCGCCCGGCCTGGATCGCCGTGCCGCTGGACCTGTGCCGCCCCGAGGCCATCGCCGCGCTGGCCGGCACCATCACCCTGACCCCCGGGCTCGGTCAGCTGCGACCTGTCGCAGGACGGCCGCGCGCTGCTGGTGCATTGTCTGCACGCCCCCGACCCCGATGCCGTGCGCGACGAGATCAAGACCCGCTACGAGGCCCGGCTGAAGGAGATCTTCGAATGATCCTTTATGCGATCTGGTTCGCCTATGGCTGCTTCGGGCTGGCGCTGCTCTGCTGCCTTTACCGGGTCGTCCGCGCGCCCGGGCTGGCCGACCGGGTGCTGGCGCTGGACACGATGGCGCTGAACATGATCGCGCTTCTGGCGATCTTCGGCATCGACCGCGGCACCGGCATCTATTTCGAGGCGGCGCTGCTCTTTGCCATGCTCGGCTTCATTTCCACCGTCGCCTATGCCAAGTTCGTCCTGCGCGGCGACATCATCGAATAGGGAGGGCGCCATGGTCGCGGATATCGTCGTCTCGGCGCTGCTGGTGGCGGGCGGGTTCTTCGGGCTGGTCGGCTCCTGGGGGCTGGTGCGGCTGCCGGACCCGATGACCCGGCTGCATGCGCCGACGAAATCGGCGACGCTGGGGGTGGGGGCGGTGCTGGTCGCCTCGATGGTCTGGTTCCCGGCGCAGACCGGCCGGTTCACCTGGCACGAACTGCTGATCACCCTGTTCCTGCTGCTGACCGCGCCGGTCACCGGCTATTTCATCGCCAAGGCGCATATGCACCTGGGCTGGCACCGCGACGCGATCCCGCGCCCGGCGCCGGGCCGGGACTGGGCGACCTTCGCCGACCCGGACCAGGACGGCGCCGCCGAGAACGAGGGCTAGGACATGTGGGTGCTGTTGAAGGATACCCACGCCTATCCCGGGTGCGGGGTCGAGCTGCCCGAGGGGCTGCCCGCAAGCGACCGGGACGTGCTGGTCGGCTTTTCCGACGGTATCGAGGCGCCGGGCCGGATCGAGGCGGTTGCGGGCGAGGCCCCGGTGCTGACCGTGGCCGCCTATCGCACCGCACGCGGCACCCGGATCGAGCGGAAAAGCTGGCGCCTCCGGCAGGGCAAGGACGGCTGGACCGTCGCCGCGCGGCTGCCGGCCGGGCCCTGACAGGAAAAGGGGCGGGAAAACCCGCCCCGTCGCTTCCGGTCGGCTTCGGTTCAGATCAGTCCGGCATGGGCCATGGCGGCGTCGATGCGGGCCTTGGTGGCCTCGGTCAGCCCGACCAGCGGCAGCCGCACCGCGTCGCTGCAAAGCCCCAGCCGCGACATGGCGTATTTCGCCCCGGCGACGCCCGGCTCGATGAAGATCGCCTCGTGCAGCGGCATCAGCCGGTCCTGATAGTCCAGCGCCTTGGCATAGTCGCCGGCCAGCGTCGCCTCCTGGAATTCGGCGCAAAGCTTCGGCGCCACGTTCGCGGTGACCGAGATGCAGCCGACGCCGCCATGGGCGTTGAAGCCCAGCGCGGTGGCATCCTCGCCCGACAGCTGCACGAAATCCTTGCCGCAGGCGGCGCGCTGCTGGCTGACCCGCTCCAGCTTGCCGGTCGCATCCTTGACGCCGACGATGCGCGGCAGTTTCGCAAGCTGGCCCATGGTCTCGGGCGTCATGTCGATGACCGAGCGGCCGGGGATGTTGTAGATGATGATCGGCAAGTCGCTGGCGTCGTGCAGCGCGGTGTAATGCGCGATCAGCCCGGCCTGGGTCGGCTTGTTGTAATAGGGCGTCACCACCAGGGCCGCATCGGCGCCGGCGGCCTGGGCGTGCTGCACCAGACCGATGCCCTCGCGCGTCGAGTTCGACCCGGCGCCGGCGATGACCGGTACCCGGCCGGCGGTCATGCGGACCACTTCCTCGATGACCTTGCGATGTTCCTCGTGGCTGAGCGTCGGGCTTTCGCCGGTGGTTCCGACCGGCACCAGCCCATGGGTCCCCTGCGCGATATGCCATTCGACGAGCTTTTCCAGCGTGGGAAGATCCAGCTCTCCCTCGGGAGTGAATGGCGTGACCAGCGCGGGCATCGAGCCTTTGAACATGGGAAGATCCTGAGTTTGGTTTATGCGGCCTTACAACCGGGAACGGCGCTTGCCAAGGTTGTGAGTTGCGCGGCCCCGGCAAGTCCCGCAGAAATGGCGCCATGATGTATCCTTTCCGCGACAGGATTCTGGGACCTCTGCTGGCCCTCGGCCTGGGCCTTGCCGCGCCGGCCCAGGCCGAGGACGCCGCCCATCTGTCGCGGGCCCTGGCCGCCGCCGGGATGCGCGACTGGGCCGGTGCCGCCGCCGAGGCGCGGGCCTCGGGGCCCATCGCCGGCGACCTGATCGCCTGGCAGCGGCTGCGCGCCGGGCAGGGCAGCTGGCCGGAATACCGCGACTTCGCCGCCCGCAACGGTGACTGGCCGGGCATGGCGCTGCTCTACAAGCGCGGCGACGCGGTGCTGCGCGCCGGCCTGCCGCCGGCCGAGGTCGTCGCCTGGTTCGCCACCCGCCGGCCCGACACGCTGAACGGCGCCATGGCGCTGATCGCGGCCCTGCAGGCGACCGATCCGGCCGCCGCGAAAACCGAGATCGCCCGCTTCTGGACCGAGGTGGCGCTGAACAAGGCCGAGGCGGACATCTTTCTGGCCGCATATGGCGCCGATTTGGCCGGGCTGCACGACGCGCGGCTGATGCGGCTTCTGGACCTGGGCGAATGGCAGGCGGCGCAGGTGACGCTGCCGCTGGCCTCGGGGCCGGCGCAGGCGCTGGGCAAGGCGCGGCTGGCGCTGCAATCGGCGCAGCCCGGGGTGGACGCGCTGATCCTGGCGCTGCCCGACGTGCAGCGCAACGACGCCGGGCTGGCGCTGGACCGCTTCCGCTGGCGGGTCTGGGCCAAGATGCCCGAGCTGGCGCGCGACCTGATGCTGGAGCGCTCGACCGGCGCCGAGGCGCTGCGCGACCCCGTCGCCTGGGCGCCCAAGCGCGCCGATTACGCGCGGCTGGCGTTGCGGCAGGGCGACTGGACCCTGGCCGAGCGGCTGGCCGCCGGGCATTTCCTGCCGCCGGGCAGCGACGCCTTTTCCGACCTGGAGTGGCTTGCCGGCTATGCCGCGCTGCGGAGCGGGGCGCCCGACCGGGCGCTGCGGCATTTCCACGAATTGGAGCGGGCGGTCGCCAGCCCGATCTCGCTGTCGCGGGCGCATTACTGGCAGGGCCGGGCGCTGGCGGCCGCGAGCGATGCCGCCGGTGCCGATGCGGCCTTCGGCCGTGCCGCCGCCTATCAATCCGCTTGGTACGGCCAGCTGGCCGCGGAACGGCTGGGCCAGCCGATGCAGCCGGCGCTGGCCGTCGCCGGCCGGTCCGAGGCCACGCTGCCCGACTGGCGCGGCGCCGCCCTGCGCGGCAACCGGGTCTGGCAGGCGGGCACCTGGCTGCTGGCGGCGGGCGAGCCCGACCAGGGCGCGCGCTTCCTGCTGCACCTGGCCGAGACCGCCCCGGCCGAGGACATCGGCCGCATGGCCAGGATGATGCTGGAAATGCGGCTGCCCTGGCACGCGCTGCGGCTGGCCAAGGCCGCGGCCGCCAAGGGCGCGGTCTATCCCGCCGCCTATTTCCCGCTGACCGGGCTGGAAGGCGACGACCTGGGTCTGCCGCCCGAACTGGTCATGGCCATCGCCCGGCGCGAAAGCGAGTTCAACCATACCGTATCCTCGCACGCCGGGGCGCTGGGGCTGATGCAGGTCATGCCCGACACCGCGCGCGCCATGGCCCGCAAGCTGGGCGAGCCCTTCGATCAGGCGCGGTTGACGCGCGACGCCGCCTACAACGCCCGGCTGGGCGCGGCCTATCTGGACGGGCTGCGCCAGCGTTTCGGCCCTTCGGTGGCGCTGGTGGCGGCGGGCTATAACGCCGGGCCGGGGCGCTCGGCCCGTTGGCTGCAGGATTTCGGCGACCTGCGCGGCGAGGTCGATCCGGTGGATTGGGTCGAGATGATCCCCTTCGACGAGACCCGCAACTATGTCATGCGCGTGGCCGAGGCGCTGCCGGTCTATCGCGCCCGCATCAAGGGGGCGCCGGTGCCGCTGGTGCCGAGCTGGGACCTGACCGGAGGTGGCATGAAGCCGGCGCCGCCGCCGCCGCCGATCCGGCTGGCGGGCTCGGCCCGGCCGCTGATGCCGGCGCGGACGCTACGGGGCTATGGCTCGGGCGGGGTGCTGGCCGAGGTGCTGGGTCCGCCGCCGGTGGTCGAGGCCGCCGCGGCGCCCCTCAGCGCCGCGCGGCCCGCTCGCGGACCCGCGAACGCCACCAGGTGAACATGCCGGCGCCGACGACGATGGCGCCGCCGATGGCGACATGCGGCGCCAGCGTCTCGCCGAAGATCACCACGCCGAAGATGCTGATCCACACCAGCTGCGTATAGGAAAACGGCTGCAGGGCCGAGGCCTCGGCCAGCTCATAGGCCTTGATGAGCATGAAATGCGCGCAGCCGGCGCAGACGCAGAGGATCAGCAGCCAGGGAATGTCCTGCGGCGCGATCGGTTCCCATGTGCGCAGGCCCAGCACGGTCATGCAGACCGCGCCCCAGACCGCGGTCCAGAAGAAGCTGGTCATGGCGCTGTCTTCGCGCCCCGCCAGCCGGGTGAGCAGGCCGTAGGCCGCGAACATCGCCGCGGCCAGGAAGGGCAGCGCCGCCTCGGGCGTGAAGACGTCGCGGCCGGGTTGCAGCACCACCAGGATGCCGCAGAAGCCGACGGCCACCGCCAGCCAGCGCCGCCAGCCGACCTTTTCGCCCAGCACCGGCCCGGACAGGACCGAGATGATCAGCGGGTAGCAGGCAAAGATGGCATGGGTGTTGATCAGCCCCAGCCGCACGAAGCATTCGATGGTGACGACGATTTCCAGCGCCAGCAGCATGCCGCGAAAGAACTGCACCACTGGCCGCTTGCTGCGCATCGCCGCGCGCAGCCCGCCGGGCGCGCGCAGGCACAGCGCCACCGCGAAGACGGTGAAGAACCAATAGCGCAGCATGGTGATGAAGACCGGCGAATAGGTCGAGCCCAGGTGCCGCGAAATGCCGTCCTGGCCCGCGAACATCAGGGCGGTGACGCACATCAGCAGGATGGCGGTGCCCTGTCGGTCGCGGCGGGGCTGCGCCATGGGCGGAGGCACCGCCGGCGGCTGGGCGGTGGGGGACATCAGCGGTCCCGTCGGGCTGTCGTCTGGCATGGCGCGATTCCAAGGCTGGACCCCCGCCATGCGCCGCGGCGGGGGAAAGGTCAATCCGGGGCTTAGTCCGGGCGGCGGATGATCTCGGCGAATTCGCCGAAAAGCTGCGGGTTCGCGGCCAGGGCCGAGCCGGTCGCGACCGGGCCTTCCTCGCCGCGGATCGATTCGACGCGGCCGCCGGCCTCTTTCACCAGCAGGATGCCGGCGGCCAGGTCCCAGGGCTGGATGCCGCGTTCCCAATAGCCGTCGAAGCGGCCGGCGGCGACATAGGCCAGGTCCAGCGCCGCCGCGCCCCAGCGCCGCACGCCCGAGGTCAGCGGCATCAGCCGGCCCAGGTCGCGCAGCGTCGCGGGCAGGGTCGGGCGGCCGGCGAAGGGCACGCCGGTGGCAAAGATCGACTCGATCATCTGCCGGCGGCCGGAGACGCGGATGCGGCGGTCGTTCAGGAAGGCGCCGTCGCCGCGCTCGGCGGTGAACAGTTCGTCCTTGGCGGCGTCGAAGACCACGGCGGCGACGATCTCGCCCTTGTGTTCCAGCGCGATGCTGACCGCCCAATGCGGCAGGCCGTGCAGGAAGTTGGTGGTGCCGTCCAGCGGATCGACGATCCAGCGGCGGGTCGGGTCCTCGCCCGCCTCTTCGCCAGTCTCTTCGCCCAGCCAGCCATAGTTCGGGCGGGCGGTGCGCAGCTCTTCCTTGATGATGCGTTCGGCCTCGCGGTCGGCGCGGCTGACGAAATCGCCGGCGCCCTTGACCGAGACCTGAAGGTTCTCGACCTCGCGGAAGTCCTTGACGAGGCTGCGGCCCGCCTTGCGCGCGGCCTTGATCATGATGTTGAGATTGGCGCTGGCCATGGGGATTCCTTTTTCGGGATTGCCGCCCTCATAGGGCAAGGCCGGGCGAAAGTGAAGGTCGGCCCGCCGGGCTAATGCGCGGCGGCTGGGGCGCCGGCGCCGGGGCGCGGGCGGCTCATCAGCAGGACCACCGGCAGCATGACGAAGGCGCCCCAGCCGGTCAGGATGAAGGCGTCGCGAAAGGCCAGCATCTGCGCCTGCTGGGCGATCATCTGCGTCAGTTGCGCCGCCGCCTCGGGCGAGGCCAGCGGCAGGCCCATGACCTGCGCCCAGTGCTGCGCCTGCGGGTCGGTGGCCGAGATATGGCCGGCCAGCGTGTGCCAGTGGATCTGCGTGCGCTGCGCCACCTGCCAGCCGACGATGGCGATGCCGACCGAGCTGCCGATCTGGCGCACCACGCCGTAAAGCCCGGACGCCTCGTCCTGATGCTCGCGGGCGATGTGCTGGAAGGCGACGGTGGACATGGGCACGAAGAACAGCCCCATGCCGATGCCCGACACGACCCCGGGCCAGGCCAGGTCCCAGAAGCCGGCGTTCAGGTTCAGATGCGCCAGCTGCAGGTTGCCGACGCCGGTCATCAGCAGGCCGATGGCGACCAGCAGCCGCGGGTCGAACTTGCGCAGCAGCACCGCGCCGGTCAGCACCATGGTGATGCCGGCCGCCAGCCCGCGCGGCATGAACAGATAGCCCGCCGTCAGCACGTCGAAGCCCAAAAGCCCCTGCACGAACAAGGGCAGGATCGCCAGCGTGCCGAACATGGCCAGGCCGAAACCGGTCATGGCGATATTCGCCGCCGCGAAGCTGCGGTCGCGAAACAGCCTCAGGTCGATGACGTTCCTGGGATTGCCGATGCCGCGCGCGAGGAAAGCGGCCCCGGCAAACAGGAACAGCGCGAAACAGACCTGGATCAGCCGCGAGGCGAACCAGTCCCGGCTTTCGCCCAGGTCCAGCGTCATCTGCAAGCCGCCGACCGCCAGGATCATCAGCACCAGGCCGGTCCAGTCGATGGGCGCGGGCTTCACGTCCTCTTTCGGCAGGCCGCCGGCCATCAGCGACAGGGCCAGCGCCGCCACCGGCAGGTTGACATAAAACACCGCGCGCCAGCTGAAATGCTCGGTCAGCAGTGCGCCGATGGTGGGGCCCAGGACCGGCGCCACCACCACGCCCAGCCCGAACAGGGCCATGGCCTGGCCGCGCTTTTCGCCGGGGAAGCTGTCGAACAGGATCGACTGCGACAGCGGGATCAGGAAGGCGCCGAACAGGCCCTGCATCACCCGGCAGACCACCATCATGCCGATGCTGATCGAGGCGCCGCAGAGCGCCGAGAAGGCGGCGAAGCCGATGATCGCGGTCATGATCAGCCGCCGCCGGCCATAGCGCCTCGCCAAGAGCCCGGTCAGCGGCATCGCCGCCACCGCCGAGACGATGTAGCTGGTCAGGATCCAGACCGTCTGGTCCGAGGTGATGCCGAAGCTGGCCTTCATATGCGGCAGCGCCACGTTGACGATGGTGCTGTCCAGGACCTCGAGGATCGCGGTCATCACCACCGCGACGACGACGCTCCAGCGGACCTTCTCGGCGGTCATGGCCCGCCCACGGTGTCCACGGTGACCGTGGTCGAGGCGCCGGTGCGCAGCTGGAAGGCGGGGTCGGCGGGCCGTTCGTCCAGCACCACGCGCACCGGGAAGCGCTGGGTGACCTTGACCCAGTTGCCCGAGGCGTTCTCGGGCGGCAGCAGCGAGAAGCTGGCCCCCGACCCGGCGCCGATGGACTGCACATGGCCCTTGAGCTTCACGCCGGGATACATGTCGATGCGGATGGTGGCGGGCTGGCCCGGGCGGATGCGGTCCAGGTCGGTTTCCTTGAAATTCGCCTGCACCCACCAACCCTGGTCCTCGACCAGCGAGAACAGCGCCTGCCCGGCCGAGACCACCTGCCCGGGCCGCAGCGAGATATTGCTGACCCAGCCCGTGGCCGGGGCGGCCACGCGGCTGTAACCCAGCGCCAGCTTGGCCTGGTCCAGCGCCGCCTGCGCCGCCCGGACCGAGGCGTTATCGCTGCCGCCCTGGCCGAACTGGTCCTGCGCGGCCTTCAGCGCCGCCTCGGCCGCCGCGACTCCGGCGACGGCCTGGTCCAGCGCCGTCTGCGCCTGGTCGCGGGCGGCCTTGGCCACGTCGCCCTTGGCGAAAAGCGCTGCCTGCCGGTCGTAGCTGAGCTGGGCGTTCGACCGCGAGGCGCGGGCGCTGGCCAGCTGCGCCTCGGCCTGGGCCACGCCGGCATGGCTGGCGCCCGAGCCCTGCATGGCGATGTCGAGCTGGGCCTGCGCGGCGGCGACCTGGGCGCGAAGCTCGGTGTCGTCGATGGTGAACAGCGCCGCGCCTGCCGCGACATGCTGGTTCTCGGCCACGTCCACCTGCACCACGCGCCCGCCGACCTGCGGCGCCACAGTCACGATATTCGCCGTCAGATAGGCGTCGTCGGTCGAGGGGTAGCGCGCCGAATGCTGCCACCAGAACCACATGCCCGCGCCCGCCGCGATGGCCAGCGCCCCAATGACGACCAGTTTCCGGTTCATGTCCTGTCCTGACTGCCTGGGGCGCAAGGGGCCGCGCGGACGAACCCCTCGCCGCGCCGCGCCGTTCCCGGCCCGGTTCTCACTTCGCTGTGTCGCCGAGGCGGCGGGCCTTGGCAAGCCATCGGCGTCAGGCCGTGCCGTCGCCCGCGCGATGCGGGTCGCACATGTCGAAGACCATCAGCCCGTCCTCGGGCACGCGCCGGTTCACCCATTCCGGATGGCCCAGCGAGCTTTCGGCGTCGTGCAGCCCGTCGCGCCAATGGTCCAGCATCGACAGGCGCGAGAATTCGTAATCCTTGGAGCCGCTTTCGTAATCCGCATGGCGATAGATCAGGTGCATCAGGCTGACCGGCTGCGAGGGGCCGGCCTCGATCAGCAACTTCAGGTCGGGGTCGTCGCGCAGCGTCTCGGGCAGGCGGGCGCGCAGCCGGCGGGCGGCGCGCGACAGT from Paracoccus aminovorans includes:
- a CDS encoding monovalent cation/H+ antiporter subunit D, which codes for MSHALIAPVLLPAALGALIILALRGDLRLQRALSVASTALLLGLALGLNLLAADGVVRVYRLGNWAAPFGIVLVLDRLAALLLLLTAALALVVQLYAVGSGWDRRVRHFHALWQFQLMGLCGAFLTGDAFNLFVFFEVMLIASYGLMVHGGGEMRLRAGVQYIAYNLAGSVLFLAALGVLYAVTGTLNMADMAARAAAIPPGDSALLRTGAVLLMLAFAVKAALVPLHFWLPATYANAPGPVAALFAVMTKVGAYGIMRFMALVFPQDTAVESAVVDLLLPAALFTLALGQTGVLGSRHLGRLAAFAAIGSVGTLMIAVAQQNPQSTAAAVYYLVHSTLAGAALFLVVDLIGARRGDPWLRPRPTMPGSGLVAVLFFVTAIAVTGMPPLSGFIGKLLVMQATAETPAVVWVWAVILLGSLVAIYGMTRAGALLFWKGCQAGPAPPAPVGQGLAVAAIAALLAGIVALTVFAGPAMRLAEDTALQLHDQPLYLEAVLSGQEGTK
- a CDS encoding K+/H+ antiporter subunit F is translated as MILYAIWFAYGCFGLALLCCLYRVVRAPGLADRVLALDTMALNMIALLAIFGIDRGTGIYFEAALLFAMLGFISTVAYAKFVLRGDIIE
- a CDS encoding Na+/H+ antiporter subunit G: MVADIVVSALLVAGGFFGLVGSWGLVRLPDPMTRLHAPTKSATLGVGAVLVASMVWFPAQTGRFTWHELLITLFLLLTAPVTGYFIAKAHMHLGWHRDAIPRPAPGRDWATFADPDQDGAAENEG
- the dapA gene encoding 4-hydroxy-tetrahydrodipicolinate synthase; this encodes MFKGSMPALVTPFTPEGELDLPTLEKLVEWHIAQGTHGLVPVGTTGESPTLSHEEHRKVIEEVVRMTAGRVPVIAGAGSNSTREGIGLVQHAQAAGADAALVVTPYYNKPTQAGLIAHYTALHDASDLPIIIYNIPGRSVIDMTPETMGQLAKLPRIVGVKDATGKLERVSQQRAACGKDFVQLSGEDATALGFNAHGGVGCISVTANVAPKLCAEFQEATLAGDYAKALDYQDRLMPLHEAIFIEPGVAGAKYAMSRLGLCSDAVRLPLVGLTEATKARIDAAMAHAGLI
- a CDS encoding lytic transglycosylase domain-containing protein, whose amino-acid sequence is MMYPFRDRILGPLLALGLGLAAPAQAEDAAHLSRALAAAGMRDWAGAAAEARASGPIAGDLIAWQRLRAGQGSWPEYRDFAARNGDWPGMALLYKRGDAVLRAGLPPAEVVAWFATRRPDTLNGAMALIAALQATDPAAAKTEIARFWTEVALNKAEADIFLAAYGADLAGLHDARLMRLLDLGEWQAAQVTLPLASGPAQALGKARLALQSAQPGVDALILALPDVQRNDAGLALDRFRWRVWAKMPELARDLMLERSTGAEALRDPVAWAPKRADYARLALRQGDWTLAERLAAGHFLPPGSDAFSDLEWLAGYAALRSGAPDRALRHFHELERAVASPISLSRAHYWQGRALAAASDAAGADAAFGRAAAYQSAWYGQLAAERLGQPMQPALAVAGRSEATLPDWRGAALRGNRVWQAGTWLLAAGEPDQGARFLLHLAETAPAEDIGRMARMMLEMRLPWHALRLAKAAAAKGAVYPAAYFPLTGLEGDDLGLPPELVMAIARRESEFNHTVSSHAGALGLMQVMPDTARAMARKLGEPFDQARLTRDAAYNARLGAAYLDGLRQRFGPSVALVAAGYNAGPGRSARWLQDFGDLRGEVDPVDWVEMIPFDETRNYVMRVAEALPVYRARIKGAPVPLVPSWDLTGGGMKPAPPPPPIRLAGSARPLMPARTLRGYGSGGVLAEVLGPPPVVEAAAAPLSAARPARGPANATR
- a CDS encoding DMT family transporter, with product MPDDSPTGPLMSPTAQPPAVPPPMAQPRRDRQGTAILLMCVTALMFAGQDGISRHLGSTYSPVFITMLRYWFFTVFAVALCLRAPGGLRAAMRSKRPVVQFFRGMLLALEIVVTIECFVRLGLINTHAIFACYPLIISVLSGPVLGEKVGWRRWLAVAVGFCGILVVLQPGRDVFTPEAALPFLAAAMFAAYGLLTRLAGREDSAMTSFFWTAVWGAVCMTVLGLRTWEPIAPQDIPWLLILCVCAGCAHFMLIKAYELAEASALQPFSYTQLVWISIFGVVIFGETLAPHVAIGGAIVVGAGMFTWWRSRVRERAARR
- a CDS encoding inositol monophosphatase family protein, whose product is MASANLNIMIKAARKAGRSLVKDFREVENLQVSVKGAGDFVSRADREAERIIKEELRTARPNYGWLGEETGEEAGEDPTRRWIVDPLDGTTNFLHGLPHWAVSIALEHKGEIVAAVVFDAAKDELFTAERGDGAFLNDRRIRVSGRRQMIESIFATGVPFAGRPTLPATLRDLGRLMPLTSGVRRWGAAALDLAYVAAGRFDGYWERGIQPWDLAAGILLVKEAGGRVESIRGEEGPVATGSALAANPQLFGEFAEIIRRPD
- a CDS encoding DHA2 family efflux MFS transporter permease subunit, yielding MTAEKVRWSVVVAVVMTAILEVLDSTIVNVALPHMKASFGITSDQTVWILTSYIVSAVAAMPLTGLLARRYGRRRLIMTAIIGFAAFSALCGASISIGMMVVCRVMQGLFGAFLIPLSQSILFDSFPGEKRGQAMALFGLGVVVAPVLGPTIGALLTEHFSWRAVFYVNLPVAALALSLMAGGLPKEDVKPAPIDWTGLVLMILAVGGLQMTLDLGESRDWFASRLIQVCFALFLFAGAAFLARGIGNPRNVIDLRLFRDRSFAAANIAMTGFGLAMFGTLAILPLFVQGLLGFDVLTAGYLFMPRGLAAGITMVLTGAVLLRKFDPRLLVAIGLLMTGVGNLQLAHLNLNAGFWDLAWPGVVSGIGMGLFFVPMSTVAFQHIAREHQDEASGLYGVVRQIGSSVGIAIVGWQVAQRTQIHWHTLAGHISATDPQAQHWAQVMGLPLASPEAAAQLTQMIAQQAQMLAFRDAFILTGWGAFVMLPVVLLMSRPRPGAGAPAAAH
- a CDS encoding HlyD family secretion protein produces the protein MNRKLVVIGALAIAAGAGMWFWWQHSARYPSTDDAYLTANIVTVAPQVGGRVVQVDVAENQHVAAGAALFTIDDTELRAQVAAAQAQLDIAMQGSGASHAGVAQAEAQLASARASRSNAQLSYDRQAALFAKGDVAKAARDQAQTALDQAVAGVAAAEAALKAAQDQFGQGGSDNASVRAAQAALDQAKLALGYSRVAAPATGWVSNISLRPGQVVSAGQALFSLVEDQGWWVQANFKETDLDRIRPGQPATIRIDMYPGVKLKGHVQSIGAGSGASFSLLPPENASGNWVKVTQRFPVRVVLDERPADPAFQLRTGASTTVTVDTVGGP